Proteins from a genomic interval of Clostridium sp. 'deep sea':
- a CDS encoding aspartate carbamoyltransferase catalytic subunit gives MKSSQSLSDLISIKDLSLSQLTSLLEKTKEYKQFIKGTTRYSTELQGKTIGLLFYEPSTRTKCSFQLACDYLGAHHLSISKSGSSFVKGESLKDTAWNLHAMGVDLVVMRHPVSGAANYLSSKLTIPVVNAGDGMHAHPTQALLDIFTMQEYCGTLKNKTVTIVGDIRHSRVARSNIHALNMLGANVRLVAPKTFLPKGIAKLGVQVFTDIREAVENTDILMALRIQKERQLAGYIPSLGEYAKYFGVNNKNITNIDDYIIMHPGPINRGVEISSQFADSSLSVILKQVPNGVAVRMAILSTLLGGIK, from the coding sequence ATGAAATCATCGCAGTCGTTATCTGACCTGATTTCCATTAAAGACTTATCTCTAAGTCAACTAACTAGCCTTTTAGAAAAAACCAAAGAGTATAAGCAATTTATTAAAGGTACAACTCGTTACTCTACAGAGTTACAAGGAAAAACAATAGGTCTACTCTTTTATGAACCAAGTACTCGCACAAAATGTTCTTTTCAACTAGCCTGTGACTATTTAGGTGCACATCATTTAAGCATTTCTAAATCTGGCAGCTCTTTTGTTAAAGGAGAAAGCCTTAAAGATACTGCGTGGAACCTACATGCTATGGGTGTTGATTTAGTAGTTATGCGTCATCCAGTTTCTGGGGCTGCAAACTATTTAAGTTCTAAACTTACAATTCCAGTTGTTAATGCAGGAGATGGTATGCATGCACATCCAACTCAGGCCCTATTAGATATTTTCACAATGCAAGAGTATTGTGGCACTCTTAAAAATAAAACAGTAACTATAGTTGGTGACATTAGACACAGTAGAGTTGCCCGTAGTAATATTCATGCCTTAAATATGTTAGGTGCAAATGTTCGTTTAGTAGCACCAAAAACGTTTTTACCAAAAGGAATTGCTAAATTGGGAGTACAGGTTTTTACAGATATAAGAGAAGCAGTAGAGAATACTGATATTCTTATGGCTTTAAGAATCCAAAAAGAGCGACAACTGGCTGGCTATATTCCTAGCTTAGGAGAATATGCAAAATACTTTGGTGTTAATAACAAGAACATTACAAATATCGATGATTATATTATCATGCACCCTGGTCCTATAAATAGAGGGGTAGAAATTTCTTCTCAATTTGCAGACAGCTCTTTATCAGTTATCCTAAAACAGGTACCAAATGGAGTAGCAGTAAGAATGGCTATTTTATCTACTTTATTAGGAGGTATAAAATAA
- a CDS encoding DUF1847 domain-containing protein codes for MVYCAWCKDKPCSTGDNSYPANCPNNNNWMEEVKEEYRKEENNKIFKTAAYVEKTGYGEWTRLQEIKEFSKKNNYEKLGLAFCQGLGSEAKIVADYFKHHGFEVISVVCCTGAVDKTDMDIPEQYQFEPSKHESMCNPIGQAFLLNKHKTDFNIVLGLCVGHDSLFFKYSEAPTTVLAVKDRVLGHNPLAAVYCSNWYYKNKLLK; via the coding sequence ATGGTATATTGCGCTTGGTGTAAAGATAAACCTTGCTCAACTGGTGATAATAGTTATCCAGCAAACTGTCCTAATAACAACAATTGGATGGAAGAAGTAAAAGAAGAATATAGAAAGGAAGAGAATAATAAAATTTTTAAAACAGCTGCTTATGTTGAAAAAACTGGCTATGGAGAATGGACTCGCTTACAAGAAATCAAGGAATTTTCCAAAAAAAATAATTATGAAAAACTAGGTTTAGCTTTTTGCCAAGGTTTAGGTTCAGAAGCAAAGATTGTAGCAGATTATTTTAAACACCATGGTTTTGAGGTAATATCGGTAGTTTGTTGTACTGGTGCAGTTGATAAAACTGATATGGATATTCCGGAGCAGTATCAGTTTGAACCAAGTAAACACGAGTCTATGTGTAATCCTATTGGACAAGCGTTTTTACTAAATAAACATAAAACAGATTTTAATATTGTATTAGGACTATGTGTTGGTCATGATAGCTTATTTTTTAAGTACAGTGAGGCACCTACAACAGTGTTAGCTGTAAAAGATAGAGTTTTAGGGCACAATCCTTTAGCTGCAGTTTATTGCTCAAATTGGTATTATAAGAATAAATTGCTTAAATAA
- a CDS encoding magnesium chelatase has product MNLNCEMVKHTGNKELFTAMDMSIMSLLLKQSLNIHAYGLRGTGKTSALRSIKRYLPYIERIKGCEFNCDPKNPICPKHRSMSDRELSLLETEFIQMPLLEISHSAKLGTVVGSIDLKQLTSSKDPSVALLPGTIARANRGIVFIDEINRLADTSPELTDVLLDVMGTKPGTLQIEEEGLPKVVLPITISIWAASNPDEDPGPLKSIRKQLSDRFDLNIHVERPSNIEDLMSIIINSKPSFHPHVKDKYKQLLSKNDKLEFDQILLRKMASIFLRYDLESLRSIKSWYMASKMHTLYRGNIRVENKDLIDSFIMCFRHRLDQDLVERIVFDLQGKANTSINETENQRGNKVGKSLSNVNEDPEQKLNNSKPDQKTWGSWLSDLFFNGSNSSATDKVENPENELSHYEENILNEAREISSIPVGQRIKKTGEK; this is encoded by the coding sequence GTGAATTTAAATTGTGAAATGGTGAAACACACAGGAAATAAAGAATTATTTACAGCTATGGATATGTCTATCATGTCCCTATTATTAAAACAATCATTAAATATTCATGCTTATGGTTTACGAGGAACAGGTAAAACATCAGCGTTAAGATCTATAAAACGATATCTACCCTATATTGAAAGAATAAAGGGCTGTGAGTTTAACTGTGATCCTAAAAACCCTATTTGCCCAAAACATCGCTCCATGAGTGATAGGGAACTCAGTTTGCTGGAGACAGAATTTATTCAAATGCCATTATTAGAGATTTCTCATTCTGCAAAATTAGGTACTGTAGTAGGTAGTATTGATTTAAAACAATTGACAAGTTCAAAGGACCCAAGTGTAGCTCTTTTACCAGGTACAATTGCTAGAGCGAATAGAGGGATTGTTTTTATAGACGAAATAAATAGACTAGCAGATACATCACCAGAACTAACAGATGTTTTATTAGATGTTATGGGCACAAAGCCTGGTACCTTGCAAATAGAAGAAGAAGGATTGCCTAAAGTTGTACTGCCAATCACAATATCTATATGGGCGGCAAGTAATCCAGACGAAGACCCTGGCCCTTTAAAGAGTATACGTAAACAGTTATCAGATCGTTTTGACTTAAATATTCATGTAGAGAGACCCTCTAATATAGAAGATTTAATGTCGATAATTATCAATAGTAAACCAAGTTTTCATCCACATGTAAAAGATAAATATAAACAGCTACTTAGCAAAAATGATAAGCTAGAGTTTGATCAAATATTACTTAGAAAAATGGCTTCTATTTTCCTAAGGTATGATTTAGAGAGCTTAAGATCAATAAAATCATGGTATATGGCCAGTAAAATGCATACCCTTTATCGAGGTAACATTAGGGTAGAAAATAAAGATCTTATTGATAGCTTTATAATGTGTTTTAGGCATAGATTAGATCAAGATTTAGTGGAAAGAATTGTTTTTGACTTACAAGGAAAAGCAAATACATCTATTAATGAAACTGAGAATCAAAGGGGAAATAAAGTGGGTAAATCTTTGAGTAATGTTAATGAAGACCCAGAACAAAAGTTAAACAATAGTAAACCAGATCAAAAAACATGGGGTTCTTGGTTAAGTGATTTGTTTTTTAATGGCTCTAACAGCTCAGCAACAGATAAAGTAGAAAACCCCGAGAATGAGCTATCTCACTATGAAGAAAACATTTTAAACGAAGCCAGAGAAATAAGCTCAATACCTGTTGGCCAAAGAATAAAAAAGACAGGTGAGAAGTAA
- a CDS encoding VWA domain-containing protein → MLASVTKREHEVLIKSIKNCNALRVGETAVVSSCVHTIDSPFNGIVYINKKADAGQFFYKRPNKGEVIHIDIFHQIGHVSHKALAKQLLHSIEYYQKIKHKKINYGYYGSKMEDYIDIQTATGGGRLSGSGRYGKNKKVRRNHLNHCHITLLLHPNNYDLILYLVNSTEQVIKQQNLKLIAIENILFENQQSFKQLNEEFESSTDSLLHKEIKSKMDVIEGVDCQTILDSFTKDGLLTADWEFLSGNGTEFSLMFDSSEVYLDDIINKKFQKNKTKGSNTTSKMTGVKKIFNNKQKNVKQYSSYTFINNSNQYTSSYRSKNINQLFNKGSIAVTQTIKNALIRNYNETKKLGKLNFKMSDLSYYQKPKQSYRNFLFLFDYSDSMKGVRIKAACALIDKLLSWSRDKVAVISIQENNTKLQCGFTRNRQQLLNTVKSLNPFGLTPLAEGIELAYDYIKSNKFYKTEVVLISDGVPTVSRYGGDPVTEAEMEAIKLLSDNIKFTCVGVKPNQSIMKRIAKAGGGKLFITKDLSEDVLLQIFRREYEKINAISRIS, encoded by the coding sequence ATGTTAGCTTCAGTAACTAAAAGAGAGCATGAAGTGCTTATTAAATCAATAAAAAACTGTAATGCTTTAAGGGTTGGTGAAACAGCTGTAGTGAGTTCTTGTGTTCATACAATAGATAGCCCATTTAATGGAATAGTGTACATAAATAAAAAGGCTGATGCCGGTCAGTTTTTTTATAAACGTCCTAATAAAGGTGAGGTCATCCATATAGATATTTTTCATCAAATAGGTCATGTTTCCCATAAAGCATTAGCCAAACAATTACTACATAGTATTGAATACTACCAAAAAATAAAACATAAAAAAATAAATTATGGATATTATGGTTCAAAAATGGAGGACTATATTGATATCCAAACAGCAACAGGTGGTGGGAGGTTATCTGGCAGTGGCAGATATGGAAAAAATAAAAAAGTTAGAAGAAATCATTTAAATCACTGTCACATAACACTTTTACTACACCCCAATAACTATGATTTAATATTGTATTTAGTAAACTCAACAGAGCAAGTAATTAAGCAGCAAAACCTTAAATTAATAGCCATTGAAAATATTTTATTTGAAAATCAGCAAAGTTTCAAACAGCTTAATGAGGAATTTGAGTCTTCTACAGACTCCTTATTGCACAAAGAAATAAAATCTAAAATGGATGTTATTGAAGGAGTAGACTGTCAAACTATCTTAGACTCTTTTACTAAAGATGGTTTACTAACAGCTGACTGGGAGTTCTTGTCTGGCAATGGAACTGAGTTTTCATTAATGTTTGATTCTTCTGAAGTTTATTTAGATGATATTATTAACAAAAAGTTTCAGAAAAATAAAACTAAAGGCTCTAATACAACTAGTAAAATGACTGGAGTAAAAAAAATATTTAATAATAAACAAAAAAATGTAAAACAATACAGTAGCTATACATTTATAAACAATTCAAACCAGTATACAAGTTCTTATCGGTCTAAAAATATTAATCAGCTCTTTAATAAAGGATCAATAGCAGTAACCCAAACTATAAAAAATGCATTAATAAGAAACTATAATGAAACCAAAAAGCTAGGTAAACTAAACTTTAAAATGAGTGATTTAAGTTATTATCAAAAACCAAAACAATCTTATCGTAATTTTCTATTTTTGTTTGATTATAGCGACAGTATGAAAGGAGTAAGAATTAAAGCAGCTTGTGCTTTAATAGATAAGCTCTTATCGTGGTCAAGAGATAAAGTGGCTGTGATAAGTATTCAGGAGAATAACACAAAATTACAGTGCGGGTTTACTCGCAATAGACAACAACTGTTAAACACCGTAAAGTCCTTAAACCCTTTTGGTTTAACACCATTAGCTGAAGGTATTGAACTAGCCTATGATTACATTAAAAGCAATAAATTTTATAAGACTGAAGTAGTTTTAATAAGTGATGGAGTACCAACTGTTTCTCGTTATGGTGGAGATCCTGTTACTGAGGCAGAAATGGAGGCAATTAAGCTCTTAAGTGATAATATTAAATTTACTTGTGTTGGTGTAAAACCAAATCAAAGTATCATGAAAAGAATAGCTAAAGCTGGCGGTGGCAAACTATTTATTACTAAAGACTTAAGTGAGGATGTTTTATTACAAATATTCCGTAGAGAATACGAAAAAATTAATGCTATTAGTAGAATAAGTTAA
- the recJ gene encoding single-stranded-DNA-specific exonuclease RecJ, translating into MSYKASKHIWKLKDKNTELYNEFYSLALQIYNNREIKQDLNEYFKPQMGFLHDPFLLPDMYKAVDRLKQAIEKKEKIIVYGDYDVDGITSITTLKNVLADLGTEIDYYIPDRMSEGYGVNIKAVSQLVNNYDLLITVDCGITSINETEFAMSNGLDVIITDHHLPIEQLPQAIAVVNPKRVDNVYPNDKLAGVGVIFKTCEALLTSLYNKSVAREKILKYIDVVAIGTIADIVPLVDENRTIVSVGLNQLNKKPSLIGLGELIKVSDIKNKEIVSSHISYRIAPRLNAGGRVGSAKDSLELLLSNTKVKAQELAILLDNQNEKRKNIEKRIEFEAIEMIENNIDKHCNFIMLYKEDWHHGVLGIVASRLVERYYRPVLLFSKENEFIKGSGRSISGLHMQQLLTKFKEYFISFGGHAMAVGAKLKYENFQPLHQLLSDYVKTNCTAEDLIPKLDIDTIIDLPETSIENITEVNSLKPFGIGNKTPTFLLMGCEVVTVNMLAQNKHTKLVIKQFNRSIDCLFWQRNDLNIKVGDIVDIVGKLEKSYWRNKPVINLIGKDIRFNKIKSFINKRNTKNKDDYLNNLQDNLSSFAIVFYGYNYGKYTSYIKNDIRPVGREVILYYNNGSFNQVKSLHDTDCKHVVIYDLPIHTNKLYKVNIKEDICFHLVYNNNDSLEQLNSLSSLAINRNTFATFYRMLKDNKELQFELNINEDKDTKGRSVAKLTMLKIFAELGFLSWSIFDNYMVKYKFKNIIKKRDLSNSQAYNYYLKLIESAREEHKLLLSPINIFEKIYMRGTK; encoded by the coding sequence ATGAGCTATAAAGCAAGTAAACATATTTGGAAGTTAAAAGATAAAAACACAGAACTATATAATGAGTTTTATTCTTTGGCTTTGCAAATATACAACAATAGAGAAATAAAACAGGATCTAAACGAATATTTTAAACCCCAAATGGGCTTTTTACATGACCCTTTTTTGTTACCAGATATGTATAAAGCAGTTGATAGATTAAAACAAGCAATTGAAAAGAAAGAAAAGATAATTGTATATGGAGATTATGATGTAGATGGTATAACCTCAATAACCACCCTAAAAAATGTTTTAGCTGATTTGGGAACAGAAATTGATTACTATATACCTGATCGTATGAGTGAGGGATATGGTGTAAATATAAAGGCAGTATCACAGTTGGTTAACAATTATGACTTACTAATTACAGTTGATTGTGGTATTACAAGCATTAATGAAACAGAATTTGCTATGAGTAATGGTTTAGATGTAATAATTACAGACCACCATCTACCAATAGAGCAATTACCCCAGGCAATAGCTGTTGTTAATCCTAAAAGAGTAGACAATGTATATCCAAACGATAAGTTAGCAGGTGTAGGTGTTATATTTAAAACCTGTGAGGCATTGTTAACGTCTTTATATAATAAAAGTGTAGCTCGAGAGAAAATACTTAAATATATTGATGTAGTTGCCATAGGAACCATTGCGGATATTGTTCCATTAGTTGATGAAAATAGAACAATTGTTAGTGTTGGTTTAAATCAATTAAATAAAAAACCGAGTTTAATTGGTTTAGGTGAATTAATAAAAGTTAGTGATATAAAAAATAAGGAAATTGTTAGTAGCCATATAAGCTATCGGATTGCGCCAAGGCTTAATGCGGGGGGTAGAGTAGGATCAGCTAAAGATTCCCTAGAGCTTTTATTATCTAATACCAAAGTTAAAGCTCAGGAATTAGCAATATTGCTTGATAATCAAAATGAAAAAAGGAAAAATATTGAAAAAAGAATAGAATTTGAAGCCATTGAAATGATTGAAAACAATATTGATAAACACTGTAATTTTATAATGTTATATAAAGAAGATTGGCACCATGGTGTTTTAGGTATTGTTGCTTCTCGATTAGTAGAAAGGTATTACAGACCTGTTTTATTATTTAGTAAAGAAAATGAATTTATAAAGGGAAGTGGTCGCAGTATTTCAGGATTGCATATGCAGCAATTGCTAACCAAGTTTAAGGAATATTTTATTAGTTTTGGGGGGCATGCTATGGCTGTAGGTGCAAAGCTGAAATACGAAAATTTCCAGCCTTTACACCAGCTATTGAGTGATTACGTAAAAACTAATTGTACAGCAGAAGATTTAATACCTAAACTAGATATTGACACCATAATAGACCTACCTGAAACAAGTATTGAAAATATTACAGAGGTTAATAGCTTAAAACCATTTGGCATAGGTAATAAAACACCTACTTTTTTATTAATGGGTTGTGAGGTAGTTACTGTAAACATGTTAGCCCAAAATAAACATACCAAGTTAGTTATTAAACAGTTTAATAGAAGCATTGATTGTCTTTTTTGGCAGCGTAATGATTTAAATATTAAGGTGGGAGATATTGTTGATATTGTAGGAAAGTTAGAGAAAAGCTATTGGCGAAATAAACCTGTTATAAATTTAATTGGCAAAGACATTAGATTTAATAAAATTAAGAGCTTTATAAACAAAAGAAATACTAAAAATAAAGATGATTACTTAAATAATCTACAAGATAATTTAAGTAGTTTTGCCATAGTATTTTATGGCTATAACTATGGCAAGTACACTAGTTATATAAAAAATGACATTAGACCAGTCGGTAGAGAAGTTATCTTATATTATAATAATGGTAGCTTTAATCAAGTGAAAAGCTTACATGATACTGATTGTAAACATGTTGTTATTTATGATCTTCCTATACACACAAATAAGCTATATAAAGTTAATATAAAAGAAGATATTTGTTTTCATTTAGTGTATAATAATAACGATTCTTTAGAACAGTTAAATAGTTTAAGTTCCTTAGCGATAAATAGAAATACATTTGCTACTTTTTATAGGATGTTAAAGGATAATAAGGAGCTGCAATTTGAGCTAAATATAAACGAAGATAAAGACACTAAGGGTAGAAGTGTTGCAAAACTAACAATGCTTAAAATTTTTGCTGAATTAGGGTTTTTATCTTGGTCAATATTTGATAATTATATGGTAAAATATAAGTTCAAAAACATAATAAAAAAACGAGATTTAAGTAACTCTCAGGCTTACAATTACTACTTAAAATTAATTGAATCAGCAAGAGAGGAACATAAATTATTATTATCACCAATTAATATTTTTGAAAAAATATATATGAGGGGGACTAAATAA
- a CDS encoding adenine phosphoribosyltransferase produces MNISQIKELVREVMDFPKEGINFMDITTVLQHKDAYKTVIDMLANEYKNDNIDVVVGPEARGFIVGAPLAYALGAGFVPVRKPGKLPAKTTTINYDLEYGSNSLQMHIDAIKPGQKVLIVDDLLATGGTAAASVKLVEELGGDIVGVGFIIELEFLNGRNLLAPYTIKSLIKY; encoded by the coding sequence ATGAATATTAGTCAAATAAAAGAATTAGTTAGAGAAGTAATGGATTTTCCTAAAGAAGGCATAAACTTCATGGATATAACTACAGTATTACAGCATAAAGATGCCTATAAAACTGTTATTGATATGCTAGCTAATGAATATAAAAATGATAACATTGATGTAGTAGTAGGGCCTGAAGCTCGAGGCTTTATTGTGGGTGCTCCTTTAGCTTATGCTTTAGGTGCTGGTTTTGTCCCTGTTCGCAAACCTGGTAAATTGCCAGCTAAAACAACAACGATTAATTATGATTTAGAGTATGGTTCAAATAGTTTGCAGATGCATATAGATGCTATAAAACCTGGTCAAAAAGTATTAATTGTAGATGACTTACTAGCAACAGGAGGTACTGCAGCAGCATCTGTTAAGTTAGTAGAAGAACTTGGTGGAGATATTGTTGGAGTAGGATTTATAATTGAGCTTGAGTTTTTAAATGGTAGGAATTTACTTGCTCCTTATACTATAAAATCCCTCATAAAGTATTAA